In Trichoderma breve strain T069 chromosome 4, whole genome shotgun sequence, the following proteins share a genomic window:
- a CDS encoding GXWXG protein domain-containing protein, translating to MDQQPLDNDIMSFPDPSEFDYASFLQADDMGFMDTMQGQSTGSLSGSSGGMHTPPYPGSRSLSSSSNNNYNALDMSLRRLPAQQRQRLERRGHTKSRRGCYNCKRRRIKCQETHPACGHCLKTGLKCEYPASPQITHQPHNQIPLFSLQDMRCFQYFLTQCYPHHPLKQEEIWTHEIPSIAHNHEFLMHAILGYAASELMHADSNLAPVAMGHRIKAIKAIKKRLTETSKMDTTYEEANALVATCFALTFQSVSLEDGLAEYMTFIRGIVIVGMQMMFKSIKPLFSNLFESNNDDVLAPLMEGLPLIQKGWAETAIESITNLGPLCTHQVEIEYHEKLMTIASHLLTNSFEAYKANSRQYAWWMLLPHASFQELINSKNQVIILLHTHWIALSQIMAFINEQEYEVREKHPAQQESSRIDPGFIRWLKYLNARVNQGHQMFNQWPRWVDEQLDIDITFFGKRRWRSFGVIYEPGVIRYAREGEESMESEESVETEETVPEEEFIRLTKVEGLVSETEAEQVFNQLKPIAPSFLIGKWKGGDLNTGHIGHQKLSDMRWAGKDFRSENDGDPIMVLDEEGNRVWNKDWGHCSLREMVFRGVTSTAMIYDEKPIFDHFRYINENVVAGAMDCPKVFGSESTYYFYLTRLE from the exons ATGGACCAACAGCCTCTTGATAACGACATCATGTCGTTTCCGGATCCCTCTGAATTCGACTATGCCTCCTTTCTGCAAGCCGACGACATGGGCTTCATGGATACTATGCAAGGCCAGTCGACGGGTTCGCTATCCGGGTCGTCAGGAGGAATGCACACGCCCCCTTATCCCGGCTCTAGGAGCCTGTCCAGCAGCAGTAACAATAACTACAATGCCTTGGATATGAGCCTCCGTCGACTGCCGGCGCAGCAAAGGCAGCGGCTAGAGCGAAGAGGCCATACCAAGAGCCGTCGGGGATGCTACAACTGCAAGAGGCGGCGTATCAAG TGTCAAGAGACACACCCGGCCTGCGGTCACTGTCTTAAGACGGGTCTGAAATGCGAGTACCCTGCTTCGCCCCAGATCACCCACCAG CCTCACAATCAGATACCTTTATTCAGTTTGCAGGACATGCGATGCTTCCAGTACTTTTTGACACAGTGCTACCCACACCATCCTCTGAAGCAGGAAGAGATCTGGACTCATGAGATTCCAAGCATAGCACATAAC CACGAGTTTCTTATGCATGCCATCCTGGGGTATGCCGCCTCAGAACTGATGCATGCGGATAGTAACCTTGCGCCGGTGGCCATGGGGCACCgcatcaaagccatcaaGGCGATCAAGAAGCGATTAACAGAGACGTCAAAGATGGACACGACTTACGAAGAGGCCAACGCCCTAGTAGCTACCTGCTTCGCACTGACTTTCCAGTCCGTCAGCCTCGAGGACGGCTTGGCCGAGTACATGACGTTCATTCGCGGCATTGTCATTGTGGGGATGCAAATGATGTTTAAGAGCATCAAGCCTCTTTTCAGCAATCTTTTTGAGTCCAACAACGATGATGTCCTTGCGCCACTTATGGAAGGACTGCCATTGATCCAGAAGGGATGGGCGGAGACGGCTATTGAATCCATTACGAATTTGGGCCCGCTGTGTACGCACCAGGTTGAAATCGAATATCATGAAAAGCTGATGACCATTGCGTCCCATCTCCTCACCAACTCATTCGAAG CGTACAAGGCCAATTCGAGGCAATACGCATGGTGGATGCTGTTGCCGCATGCCTCTTTCCAAGAACTTATCAATTCCAAGAATCAAGTCATCATATTGTTGCACACCCATTGGATAGCGTTGTCTCAAATCATGGCTTTCATCAATGAGCAAGAGTATGAGGTGCGAGAGAAGCACCCTGCTCAACAAGAGAGTAGCCGTATCGACCCAGGATTCATTCGCTGGCTCAAGTATCTGAACGCGCGTGTCAACCAAGGACATCAGATGTTCAACCAATGGCCGAGGTGGGTAGATGAGCAGCTCGACATTGACATAACGTTTTTCGGAAAGCGTCG TTGGCGGAGTTTCGGGGTTATATACGAGCCCGGTGTTATCCGATATGCCCGTGAAGGTGAGGAGTCCATGGAAAGTGAGGAGTCCGTGGAAACTGAGGAGACTGT ACCAGAGGAAGAATTCATTCGTCTCACAAAAGTTGAAGGACTAGTTTCTGAGACAGAAGCCGAACAAGTCTTTAACCAACTAAAACCCATCGCGCCCTCATTCCTCATCGGAAAGTGGAAAGGCGGCGACCTCAACACAGGGCACATCGGGCACCAAAAACTCAGTGATATGCGTTGGGCTGGGAAAGACTTTCGGTCTGAGAATGACGGTGACCCAATCATGGTTCTCGATGAGGAAGGAAACCGAGTTTGGAATAAAGACTGGGGCCACTGCTCG CTTCGTGAAATGGTTTTTCGTGGCGTGACTTCAACTGCTATGATCTATGATGAGAAGCCAATTTTTGACCATTTCCGGTATATTAATGAGAATGTCGTTGCCGGTGCTATGGATTGCCCTAAGGTATTTGGGTCTGAGTCTACCTATTACTTCTATCTTACTCGCCTTGAATAG